One Thiocapsa bogorovii DNA segment encodes these proteins:
- a CDS encoding multifunctional CCA addition/repair protein, with product MNVTDGLRIFLVGGAVRDRLLGRAVGERDFVVVGATPDELLSRGFQQVGKDFPVFLHPQTKDEYALARTERKTAPGYHGFAVHADPDITLEEDLQRRDLTINALAEDPSGVLIDPYGGLADLQARVLRHVSPAFAEDPVRILRLARFAARFNDLGFRIAPETMDLMRGMVAAGEVDALVPERVWQELARALCEDRPSRFFKVLRDCGALVRLLPEVDRLWGVPQPVKWHPEIDTGVHVMLVVDMAARLSPDLGVRFAALCHDLGKGTTPPEILPSHRGHEERSVDLLEAICERLRVPVRFRELARITARYHGLVHKVDELRATTILDLLEGADAFRRPERFHRMLTACEADFRGRAGYADRDYPQGETLRRLQAAVAAVDVGAVARAAREPRLIQEHIRAARVASLKTAMRSASETSAGSTAVQEAPDM from the coding sequence GTGAACGTCACCGACGGTCTGCGGATCTTTCTGGTCGGCGGCGCCGTGCGCGACCGCTTGCTCGGGCGCGCGGTCGGCGAGCGTGATTTCGTCGTAGTCGGCGCCACACCCGATGAGCTTCTCTCCCGCGGTTTCCAGCAGGTCGGCAAGGACTTCCCGGTCTTTCTTCATCCACAGACCAAGGACGAGTACGCCTTGGCGCGCACCGAGCGCAAGACCGCACCCGGTTATCACGGTTTCGCGGTGCACGCGGACCCGGACATCACACTCGAGGAGGACCTGCAGCGCCGGGATCTCACCATTAATGCGCTCGCCGAGGATCCGTCCGGAGTCCTGATCGATCCCTACGGAGGGCTTGCGGATCTCCAGGCGCGCGTCTTGCGACATGTCTCGCCGGCCTTCGCGGAAGACCCGGTCCGCATCTTGCGGCTCGCCCGCTTCGCGGCCCGCTTCAACGACCTCGGTTTCCGCATCGCGCCCGAGACCATGGATTTGATGCGCGGGATGGTCGCGGCCGGCGAGGTCGACGCACTCGTCCCCGAGCGGGTCTGGCAGGAGTTGGCGCGCGCGCTCTGCGAGGATCGGCCTTCGCGCTTCTTCAAGGTGCTGCGCGACTGCGGCGCGCTGGTCCGGCTGCTGCCCGAGGTCGATCGGCTGTGGGGCGTGCCCCAACCGGTCAAATGGCACCCCGAGATCGATACCGGCGTCCATGTCATGCTGGTGGTCGACATGGCCGCGCGGCTGTCTCCGGATCTCGGCGTGCGCTTCGCCGCGCTCTGTCACGACCTCGGCAAGGGCACCACGCCGCCCGAGATCCTGCCGAGCCACAGGGGTCACGAGGAACGCAGCGTCGATCTGCTCGAGGCCATCTGCGAGCGTCTGCGTGTCCCCGTTCGCTTTCGCGAGCTGGCCCGCATCACGGCACGCTACCACGGCCTCGTCCACAAGGTCGACGAGTTGCGCGCGACGACCATCCTCGATCTCTTGGAGGGCGCCGACGCCTTCCGGCGGCCGGAGCGCTTCCACCGGATGCTGACGGCCTGCGAGGCCGATTTTCGAGGCCGCGCCGGCTATGCCGATCGCGACTATCCGCAGGGCGAGACCCTGCGTCGGTTGCAGGCAGCCGTCGCGGCCGTGGATGTCGGCGCCGTTGCCCGCGCCGCACGCGAGCCGCGACTCATCCAGGAGCACATCCGCGCAGCGCGCGTCGCCTCCTTGAAGACGGCCATGCGCAGCGCCTCCGAAACGTCTGCGGGCTCCACAGCCGTCCAAGAGGCACCCGACATGTGA
- a CDS encoding phosphatidylglycerophosphatase A family protein, translating into MPQRGFQSGFNPRRLDHWIAFGFGSGLAPRAPGTAGTLAAIPLYLLLSTLAWPLYVGLLVFFTVIGIWACDRTARDLDSKDPSAIVWDEWVGFLLTMVAAPAGWVWILAGFALFRLFDIWKPWPVSVADRKVPGGLGIMLDDLIAGAMAGILVALAAAWIPT; encoded by the coding sequence ATGCCTCAACGCGGCTTTCAGTCCGGCTTTAATCCGCGACGACTCGATCATTGGATCGCTTTCGGTTTCGGCTCGGGACTGGCCCCACGCGCGCCCGGAACCGCCGGCACGCTTGCCGCGATTCCGCTCTATCTGCTCCTGAGCACGCTTGCCTGGCCACTCTATGTCGGCTTGCTGGTCTTCTTCACCGTCATCGGGATCTGGGCCTGCGACCGCACGGCCCGCGACCTGGACTCCAAAGACCCGTCTGCGATCGTCTGGGACGAATGGGTCGGCTTCCTCCTGACCATGGTCGCCGCACCGGCCGGATGGGTCTGGATCCTCGCCGGTTTTGCACTCTTCCGGCTCTTCGATATCTGGAAACCCTGGCCGGTGAGCGTGGCGGACCGCAAGGTGCCCGGCGGCCTCGGCATCATGCTCGACGACCTGATCGCCGGGGCGATGGCGGGCATCCTCGTGGCACTCGCCGCCGCGTGGATACCGACCTGA
- a CDS encoding DUF2939 domain-containing protein — MRLFGYLILFALIGYGIWPYFTVFRLDEAINQEGTAQLATMVDLPAIRANYKARVAAGVDGIFPSDDPESVMSWIRQNVDRLGDSALEQAITLPWVRDTLRGAVTRATGQSTPYLLGGIDFAFFESYNRFLIRIGDLGRSPTHVRMMLQGTDWKITDIID, encoded by the coding sequence ATGCGACTGTTTGGATATCTGATCCTGTTCGCGCTGATCGGCTACGGCATCTGGCCCTATTTCACGGTCTTCCGTCTCGACGAGGCGATCAATCAAGAGGGCACGGCTCAGCTCGCAACGATGGTGGACCTGCCGGCGATCCGTGCCAATTACAAGGCACGCGTCGCCGCAGGGGTCGACGGCATCTTCCCCTCGGACGACCCGGAAAGCGTCATGAGCTGGATCCGCCAAAATGTCGATCGCCTCGGCGACTCGGCGCTCGAGCAGGCGATCACCCTACCCTGGGTGCGCGACACGCTGCGGGGCGCGGTCACGCGAGCCACCGGTCAGAGTACGCCCTATCTCCTGGGCGGGATCGACTTCGCCTTTTTCGAGTCCTACAACCGCTTCCTGATCCGCATCGGCGATTTGGGCCGCTCCCCGACCCATGTGCGGATGATGTTGCAGGGCACGGACTGGAAGATCACCGACATCATCGACTGA
- the thiL gene encoding thiamine-phosphate kinase codes for MHEGSRSEFDLIGRFFADLGAPRSDVLLGVGDDCALLEVPVGLSLAVSIDTLVAGIHFFHDCAAEAIGHKSLAVGLSDLAAMGAAPAWATLALTLPERDDDWLAAFARGFGDLARAYGVRLVGGDTTRGPLSVTVQVHGVVRADTAVRRKGARPGDIVWVSGTLGDAGLALRLMREGGPIDQALRARLERPAPRVELGSALRGIATAMIDLSDGLAGDLGHILAASGVGAELDLEALPLSPAVASRIASEGDWLLPLSSGDDYELCFCAPSEHTGLIASMADGLGCALTAVGRIHAEPGLSLKGLDGAPMRLSSAGYDHFANNT; via the coding sequence ATGCATGAAGGATCGCGCTCCGAGTTCGACCTGATCGGCCGCTTTTTCGCCGACCTGGGCGCGCCCCGTTCCGACGTCCTGCTCGGCGTCGGCGACGATTGTGCACTGCTCGAGGTCCCCGTCGGCCTGAGCCTGGCGGTCAGCATCGACACCCTGGTCGCCGGGATTCACTTCTTTCACGACTGCGCTGCCGAGGCCATCGGACACAAATCCCTAGCCGTCGGACTGAGCGATCTGGCCGCGATGGGCGCTGCGCCCGCTTGGGCGACGTTGGCCTTGACCCTGCCCGAGCGCGACGACGACTGGCTCGCGGCATTCGCCCGCGGCTTCGGCGACCTGGCCCGAGCCTATGGAGTGCGTTTGGTGGGTGGCGATACCACGCGCGGTCCCTTGAGCGTGACCGTGCAGGTTCATGGTGTAGTGCGCGCCGACACGGCGGTGCGGCGCAAGGGCGCTCGTCCCGGCGACATCGTTTGGGTCAGCGGAACCCTCGGCGATGCCGGGTTGGCGCTCCGGCTCATGCGCGAGGGCGGTCCGATCGATCAAGCCTTACGTGCGCGACTGGAACGCCCCGCCCCGCGCGTCGAGCTCGGCTCGGCGTTGCGTGGGATCGCCACCGCCATGATCGATCTCTCTGATGGTCTAGCCGGGGACCTCGGCCACATCCTTGCGGCATCCGGTGTCGGGGCCGAGCTCGACCTTGAGGCCTTGCCCCTGTCTCCCGCCGTCGCAAGCCGGATCGCATCCGAGGGTGATTGGTTGCTGCCGCTGTCGAGCGGAGACGACTACGAGCTCTGTTTCTGCGCGCCGTCCGAGCATACAGGGCTGATCGCATCGATGGCGGATGGGCTCGGCTGCGCCCTGACCGCCGTCGGGCGCATCCATGCAGAACCCGGGTTGTCCCTGAAGGGGCTTGACGGTGCCCCGATGCGCCTCTCGAGTGCCGGTTATGACCACTTCGCGAACAACACCTGA
- the ribH gene encoding 6,7-dimethyl-8-ribityllumazine synthase — MSIKTIEGAMRADNARFCLVVSRWNSFVVEALEKGAIDTLKRHGAADEALTIVRVPGAFEMPVTIERIAAKGNFDAILALGAVIRGGTPHFEYVAGECVKGMAQVSLKYAIPVAFGVLTVDTIEQAIERAGTKAGNKGAEAAMSAIEMVDLLRQLD, encoded by the coding sequence ATGAGTATCAAGACGATCGAGGGCGCCATGCGCGCCGACAATGCACGCTTCTGCCTGGTGGTGTCGCGCTGGAACAGTTTCGTGGTCGAGGCGCTCGAAAAAGGCGCTATCGACACACTCAAGCGCCACGGTGCTGCCGATGAGGCGCTGACCATCGTGCGGGTGCCGGGTGCCTTCGAAATGCCGGTGACCATCGAGCGTATCGCCGCCAAGGGCAACTTCGACGCCATCCTGGCGCTGGGTGCGGTGATCCGCGGCGGCACGCCCCACTTCGAATACGTCGCCGGGGAGTGCGTCAAGGGCATGGCCCAGGTCAGCCTCAAATACGCCATCCCGGTCGCCTTCGGCGTCCTGACCGTCGATACCATCGAGCAGGCGATCGAGCGTGCCGGCACCAAGGCGGGCAACAAAGGCGCCGAAGCGGCCATGTCCGCCATCGAGATGGTCGACCTCTTGCGGCAGCTCGATTGA
- a CDS encoding universal stress protein: MDNHDYQRLLLAVDFEKESEPVVARAQQLKTLLGARLFLLHVVEHIPPTMEYMPVGYAGDVAVPENLELEEELLAIARRELDALGDRMDVPIADRLVRIGPTGRTIDEVAGEQNIDLVVIGSRGRHGFLGLFGSTARSVLRNPTCDVLCVKIDEAD; this comes from the coding sequence ATGGACAACCACGACTATCAACGCCTGTTGCTCGCGGTGGATTTCGAAAAGGAAAGCGAGCCGGTTGTCGCACGCGCGCAGCAGCTCAAAACGTTGCTGGGAGCGCGGCTTTTCCTGCTGCATGTCGTCGAGCACATACCGCCGACGATGGAGTACATGCCGGTCGGCTACGCCGGTGACGTCGCCGTCCCGGAAAACCTGGAACTGGAAGAAGAACTGCTGGCGATCGCCCGGCGCGAGCTCGATGCGCTGGGCGATCGCATGGATGTGCCGATCGCGGACCGACTGGTTCGGATTGGTCCGACCGGGCGCACCATCGACGAGGTTGCCGGCGAGCAGAATATCGACCTCGTCGTCATCGGCAGCCGCGGACGGCATGGGTTCTTGGGGCTCTTCGGCTCCACGGCGCGCTCCGTGCTGCGCAACCCGACCTGCGACGTGCTGTGCGTGAAGATCGACGAGGCCGACTAA
- the nusB gene encoding transcription antitermination factor NusB, with the protein MTISPRSQSRRYAALALYQWRLTGEDPMEIKRHLLDDPEWLDALAGSLNGDEDDAAPPDARERFNFNMELLDQLLTGVPIHVAEIDAQLDRVLDRPISQVDPVELAILRLGAFEILFSDSVPDRVAINEAVELTKLLGAHEGHKYVNGVLDKVARTHAAASGRPV; encoded by the coding sequence ATGACGATCAGCCCCCGCAGCCAGTCACGCCGCTATGCCGCCTTGGCGCTCTATCAATGGCGGCTGACCGGCGAAGACCCGATGGAGATCAAACGCCATCTCCTCGATGACCCCGAATGGCTCGATGCACTTGCCGGCTCGCTGAACGGGGACGAGGACGACGCCGCGCCGCCCGATGCCAGGGAGCGGTTCAACTTCAACATGGAGCTGTTGGATCAACTGCTGACAGGCGTCCCGATCCATGTCGCCGAAATCGATGCGCAGCTCGACCGCGTCCTCGATCGACCCATCAGTCAGGTCGATCCGGTCGAGCTCGCGATCCTGCGCCTTGGGGCCTTCGAGATCCTCTTCTCCGACTCCGTTCCGGATCGCGTCGCCATCAACGAGGCGGTTGAGCTGACCAAGCTGCTCGGCGCCCACGAGGGGCACAAATACGTCAACGGTGTGCTCGACAAGGTCGCTCGCACACATGCGGCGGCGTCGGGTCGGCCGGTCTAG
- the ribBA gene encoding bifunctional 3,4-dihydroxy-2-butanone-4-phosphate synthase/GTP cyclohydrolase II, with translation MGHSGLHSIEEIIEELRQGRMVVIMDDEDRENEGDLLMAADCVTPEAVNFMAKYGRGLICLTLSKEHCERLRLPMMVSDNQAAHSTAFTVSIEAARGVTTGISAADRATTIQAAVAPDAQPKDLVQPGHIFPLMAQPGGVLVRAGHTEAGCDLARLAGYSPAAVIVEILNEDGSMARRPDLEAFAETHGLKIGTIADLIHYRVRHEKAVLRECECELRTDHGTFRLVAYRDSIDNEIHLALTLGEISPERPTLVRVHLQNTLCDLFGTRHNACGWPLQDVMRQVATEGEGVIVVLRNRDSAADLLARLKDFQLHDEDDVVPARRQDRNALRTYGIGAQILSDIGVRKMRVMSAPKAMHAISGFDLEVVEYTGGKPESGPAT, from the coding sequence ATGGGACATTCAGGGCTTCACAGCATCGAAGAGATCATCGAAGAGCTCCGTCAAGGGCGGATGGTCGTGATCATGGACGACGAGGATCGCGAGAACGAGGGTGATCTGCTCATGGCGGCCGATTGCGTGACCCCGGAGGCCGTGAACTTCATGGCCAAATACGGGCGCGGTCTCATCTGTCTGACACTTAGCAAGGAGCACTGCGAGCGTCTGCGCCTGCCGATGATGGTGAGCGATAATCAGGCTGCCCATTCGACCGCCTTCACCGTTTCCATCGAGGCGGCGCGCGGCGTGACGACGGGCATCTCGGCAGCCGACCGAGCCACGACCATCCAAGCTGCGGTCGCGCCGGATGCGCAGCCGAAGGATCTGGTCCAACCCGGACACATCTTCCCGCTCATGGCCCAACCCGGCGGGGTCTTGGTGCGTGCCGGTCATACCGAGGCCGGATGCGACCTGGCCCGGCTTGCTGGTTATAGTCCCGCCGCGGTGATCGTCGAGATCCTGAACGAGGACGGCTCGATGGCGCGTCGTCCGGATCTAGAAGCCTTTGCCGAGACACACGGGCTGAAGATCGGCACCATCGCCGACCTCATTCATTATCGGGTTCGGCACGAGAAAGCGGTCTTGCGCGAGTGCGAGTGCGAGCTGCGCACGGATCACGGAACCTTCCGCCTGGTGGCCTACCGGGATAGTATCGACAACGAGATCCATCTCGCCTTGACCTTGGGCGAGATCAGTCCGGAACGGCCGACCCTGGTCCGGGTGCACCTTCAGAACACCCTGTGCGACCTCTTCGGCACGCGTCACAACGCCTGCGGTTGGCCGCTGCAGGACGTGATGCGGCAGGTCGCGACCGAGGGCGAGGGCGTGATCGTGGTGCTGCGCAACCGCGACAGTGCGGCCGACCTGCTGGCGCGTCTGAAGGACTTTCAGCTCCACGACGAGGACGACGTCGTGCCCGCGCGCCGCCAAGACCGCAACGCCCTGCGGACCTACGGGATCGGCGCCCAAATCCTCTCCGATATCGGCGTGCGTAAAATGCGCGTCATGAGTGCGCCCAAGGCGATGCACGCCATCTCGGGCTTCGATTTGGAAGTCGTCGAGTACACCGGCGGGAAGCCGGAGAGCGGTCCAGCGACCTGA
- the glgP gene encoding alpha-glucan family phosphorylase has translation MQPVRYLPRPVPEALTGLVDLALDLRWSWNHRADQLWEQVDAELWDATGDPWLILESVTQERLHALARDGGFLRDLAEQVAARHGQLRQPSWLGGIRAAETLGTVAYFSMEYGLSEALPIYSGGLGVLAGDHLKTASDLGVPLVGVGLLYQQGYFRQSIDAGGEQRELFPYNNPSMLPVLPLRDGEGGWLRVDLELPGRTLRLRGWEVRVGRVHLYLLDSNDLLNTPSDRGTTSELYGGGPELRLQQEMVLGIGGWRLLEALGIAPDVCHLNEGYAAFAVLERTRAFMRGNNRDFREALCATRPGNLFTTHTPVAAGFDRFSPALVSQYLAAYAQDLGLSLPELLALGRADAAAETEPFNMAYLALRGSGAVNGVSQLHGTVSRRIFGPLFPRRPADEVPIGHVTNGVHVPSWDSAAADDIWTDACGKGPWLGALEVHEEAIRALDDEALWRLRTAGRALLTEAVRQRQARRIAESGEVGVRVPEPLDPNRLTIGFARRFAAYKRPDLLLHDPARLVRLITDPQRPVQIVVAGKAHPRDQEGRELIRRWIEFTRQAEVDGRAVFLADYDLALAADLVQGVDLWINTPRRPWEASGTSGMKLLVNGGLNLSELDGWWAEAWSPEVGWAIGDGREHGDDAAWDAAEAGALYDLLEREVIPAFYEQRDAKGIPSAWVARMRESMARLTPEFSANRMVREYTERYYVPGAVAQRRRSADQGRLGAEIAAWQQRLEKGWPRLHFGALSVTHADNLLRFDVEVYLDDLAGADVAVELYAASPRNDSAPTRITMDRVRPLEGTIQAFLYTATIETQRPAEDFTPRIVPVHAEAATPLEAPYVVWQR, from the coding sequence ATGCAACCTGTCCGGTATCTCCCCCGTCCCGTTCCCGAGGCCCTGACCGGTCTGGTGGACCTGGCACTGGACCTGCGCTGGAGCTGGAACCACCGGGCCGACCAGCTCTGGGAGCAGGTGGACGCGGAACTCTGGGACGCAACAGGCGACCCCTGGTTGATCCTCGAAAGCGTCACGCAGGAACGTCTGCATGCCCTGGCGAGGGATGGTGGGTTCCTGCGGGATCTCGCCGAACAGGTCGCTGCCCGTCACGGGCAGCTGCGGCAGCCGAGCTGGCTCGGCGGCATCCGTGCTGCCGAGACGCTCGGGACCGTGGCCTATTTCAGCATGGAGTATGGTCTGAGCGAGGCCCTGCCCATCTACTCCGGTGGGCTCGGTGTCCTGGCCGGCGATCACCTGAAGACTGCAAGCGATCTCGGTGTGCCATTGGTCGGAGTCGGTCTGCTCTATCAGCAGGGCTACTTCCGCCAGAGCATCGACGCAGGGGGCGAGCAGCGCGAGCTGTTTCCGTACAACAACCCATCCATGCTGCCCGTGCTGCCCCTGCGGGACGGCGAAGGCGGCTGGCTAAGGGTCGACCTGGAGCTGCCCGGCAGGACCCTGCGGCTGCGGGGCTGGGAGGTGCGGGTCGGTCGCGTGCACCTGTATCTGCTCGACAGCAACGATCTGCTCAACACGCCGAGTGACCGCGGCACCACCAGCGAACTGTATGGCGGCGGCCCGGAGCTGCGGCTGCAGCAGGAGATGGTGCTGGGGATCGGCGGCTGGCGACTGTTGGAGGCGCTGGGGATCGCTCCTGACGTATGCCACCTGAACGAGGGCTACGCCGCTTTTGCGGTGCTGGAGCGGACGCGTGCCTTCATGCGCGGCAACAACCGAGACTTCCGCGAGGCCCTGTGCGCGACTCGGCCCGGAAACCTGTTCACCACCCACACCCCGGTGGCAGCCGGATTCGACCGGTTCTCCCCGGCGCTGGTCAGTCAATACCTCGCCGCTTATGCACAGGACCTGGGTCTCTCGCTGCCTGAGCTCCTGGCCCTCGGCCGGGCCGATGCCGCGGCGGAGACCGAGCCCTTCAACATGGCCTACCTTGCGCTGCGTGGCAGCGGTGCAGTCAACGGCGTTAGCCAATTGCACGGGACAGTATCCCGCCGGATCTTCGGGCCACTGTTCCCGCGCCGGCCTGCAGATGAGGTCCCGATCGGGCATGTCACCAACGGCGTCCATGTCCCCTCCTGGGACTCGGCCGCGGCCGACGACATTTGGACCGATGCTTGCGGCAAGGGCCCCTGGCTGGGTGCGCTCGAGGTCCACGAGGAGGCGATCCGCGCCCTCGACGACGAGGCGCTTTGGCGCTTGCGCACCGCGGGGCGTGCGCTGTTGACGGAAGCGGTCCGGCAGCGTCAGGCGCGTCGGATCGCCGAGAGCGGGGAAGTCGGCGTGCGCGTCCCCGAGCCGCTCGACCCCAATCGTCTCACCATCGGCTTTGCCCGCCGCTTCGCCGCCTACAAGCGCCCGGACCTCCTGCTGCACGACCCGGCCCGGCTGGTGCGGCTCATCACCGACCCGCAGCGGCCGGTCCAGATCGTCGTCGCCGGCAAGGCTCACCCCAGGGATCAGGAGGGCAGGGAGCTGATCCGCCGCTGGATCGAGTTCACTAGGCAAGCAGAGGTGGACGGGCGGGCCGTCTTTCTCGCCGACTATGACCTCGCCCTGGCGGCGGACCTGGTTCAGGGTGTCGACCTCTGGATCAACACCCCGCGGCGTCCCTGGGAAGCGAGCGGAACCAGCGGGATGAAGCTCCTGGTCAACGGTGGACTCAATCTCTCCGAGCTGGACGGATGGTGGGCCGAGGCCTGGTCGCCCGAGGTCGGCTGGGCCATCGGCGACGGACGGGAGCACGGCGATGACGCGGCCTGGGACGCCGCCGAGGCCGGCGCACTCTACGACCTTCTGGAGCGGGAGGTGATTCCGGCTTTTTACGAGCAGCGGGACGCCAAGGGTATCCCCTCCGCCTGGGTCGCGCGCATGCGCGAGAGCATGGCTCGGCTCACACCGGAGTTCTCCGCCAACCGCATGGTGCGGGAATACACCGAACGTTACTACGTGCCGGGGGCGGTCGCCCAACGCAGGCGCTCGGCCGACCAGGGTAGGCTCGGTGCCGAGATCGCGGCGTGGCAACAGCGTTTGGAAAAGGGTTGGCCGCGGCTGCACTTCGGTGCCCTTTCCGTCACCCATGCGGACAACCTGCTGCGTTTCGATGTCGAGGTCTATCTCGACGATCTCGCGGGCGCGGATGTCGCCGTGGAGCTATACGCGGCCTCTCCCCGGAACGACAGTGCGCCGACGCGCATCACCATGGACCGTGTGCGTCCGCTGGAGGGGACAATTCAGGCCTTTCTGTATACAGCCACCATCGAGACACAACGTCCCGCCGAGGACTTCACACCGCGGATCGTACCCGTCCATGCCGAAGCGGCGACGCCGCTGGAGGCTCCCTACGTCGTTTGGCAGCGTTGA
- a CDS encoding YajD family HNH nuclease, protein MTSSRGPRHAKTGKPIDSAKLDRVVADARKASEERAAGYREQALKLYDWVCGRCARTFTRENLRELTVHHKDMNHDNNPPDGSNWELLCVYCHDNEHQKYEEHLAALAGGRVAKPGVAGKQTTHNPFEGLADLLKKDS, encoded by the coding sequence ATGACCTCGAGCCGCGGTCCGCGTCACGCCAAAACCGGCAAACCCATCGACAGTGCCAAGCTCGATCGCGTCGTCGCCGATGCCCGCAAGGCCAGCGAGGAGCGCGCCGCCGGCTATCGCGAGCAGGCACTGAAGCTCTACGACTGGGTCTGCGGCCGGTGTGCACGCACCTTCACCCGCGAGAACCTGCGCGAGCTCACCGTCCATCACAAGGACATGAACCACGACAACAACCCGCCCGACGGCAGCAACTGGGAGCTACTCTGCGTCTACTGCCACGACAACGAGCACCAAAAGTACGAGGAGCACCTTGCCGCCCTGGCCGGCGGCCGGGTCGCCAAACCGGGCGTGGCGGGAAAGCAGACGACACACAACCCCTTCGAAGGACTGGCCGATCTCCTGAAGAAAGACAGCTAA
- a CDS encoding riboflavin synthase — MFTGIIQSIGRIQRLEPRGGDVRLSIDAGKLDLASAALGDSIAVNGVCLTAVELHAHGFSADVSRETLSLTTLGTLTPGSPVNLEPALTLATPLGGHLVSGHVDGVGQIIEQREDARSWRLRIQAPAELARYIAPKGSICVDGTSLTVNQVDGAVFELNIVPHTLAETIIGGYRGGTRVNLEVDLIARYLERLLLGDAAAGSSGATPGLTMAFLAEHGFVRSTGSSS, encoded by the coding sequence ATGTTCACCGGAATCATCCAATCCATCGGCCGCATCCAGCGGCTCGAGCCACGCGGCGGCGACGTGCGCCTGTCGATCGATGCCGGGAAGCTCGATCTTGCAAGCGCAGCGCTCGGCGACAGCATCGCGGTCAACGGCGTCTGTCTGACCGCAGTCGAGCTCCATGCGCACGGCTTCTCCGCGGATGTCTCCCGCGAGACCCTGTCCCTCACGACGCTCGGCACACTCACGCCCGGCAGCCCCGTCAATCTTGAGCCGGCGCTCACATTGGCGACCCCGCTCGGCGGACACCTGGTCAGCGGTCACGTCGACGGCGTCGGGCAGATCATCGAGCAGCGCGAGGATGCGCGATCCTGGCGGTTGCGTATCCAGGCCCCGGCGGAGCTGGCACGCTATATCGCGCCGAAGGGCTCCATCTGCGTGGACGGCACCAGCCTGACGGTCAATCAGGTGGACGGCGCCGTCTTCGAGCTCAACATCGTGCCCCATACGCTCGCAGAGACCATTATCGGCGGCTATCGCGGCGGTACCCGAGTCAACCTCGAGGTGGACCTGATCGCACGCTATCTGGAACGGTTGCTGCTGGGCGATGCCGCGGCCGGCTCCAGCGGCGCGACGCCCGGATTGACGATGGCCTTTCTGGCCGAGCATGGCTTTGTGCGATCCACGGGTTCATCGTCTTAA
- a CDS encoding PF20097 family protein: protein MSANFAILIGASAAIAALLALWAIVRHLQGKACEIHATADLWSGRRYACPDCGTAMDAGWVMLGKGAIWSSREQGPPGTFAHIGRALPNTISMSLRPAVNMAWRCPSCRLVLIDYTKLVKPAGRGGTA from the coding sequence ATGTCGGCAAATTTCGCAATCTTGATCGGCGCAAGCGCCGCCATCGCGGCCTTGCTGGCCCTCTGGGCGATCGTGCGCCATCTGCAAGGCAAGGCGTGCGAAATCCACGCAACCGCCGATCTCTGGTCGGGACGCCGCTACGCCTGTCCGGACTGCGGGACCGCGATGGATGCCGGCTGGGTCATGCTCGGCAAGGGTGCGATCTGGTCATCGCGCGAGCAGGGACCACCCGGAACCTTCGCGCACATCGGCCGAGCCCTGCCCAACACCATCAGCATGTCGCTTCGGCCGGCGGTCAACATGGCGTGGCGATGTCCGAGCTGCCGACTCGTGTTGATCGACTACACCAAGCTCGTCAAACCGGCCGGCCGGGGCGGCACCGCCTAG